In [Chlorobium] sp. 445, the genomic window TTTGTCATTGGCATTGCAAATGATGGCGATGCGGATCGATACGCTGCAATTGACTCGACAGGACGATACCTTCAAGCCAATCAGTTGTTAGCAATTCTCTTTCACTATGCGCTAAAGCATAAGCCAAATTGGAAAGGTTGCGTGGTCCGCACGCTTGCCACGACGCACCTAATTGATGCAATTGCAAACAAGGAAGGTATAAAACTCTATGATGTGCCTGTCGGCTTCAAATACATCGGCGAAATCATGATGCGTGAGGACATGATTATCGGCGGCGAAGAATCCAATGGACTATCGGTCTATCAACACATTCCAGAAAAAGATGGAATTTTAGCGTGTCTGCTCTTCGTTGAAATTACAGCAAGAACCCGAGAACCGCTGTCAGAGTATTTGAATATGCTTCATGCACAATACGGGTATTTTTCAACCGTGCGAGAAAACTTGCGCTTGAGTGAAGAGCAGAAAAACGCTTTGCTTTCGCGCTTGCAACATCAAACCCCAAATGCGGTAGCCGGAAAAGAAGTTGTAAGGGTCGATAAGCGCGATGGCGTCAAAATGATTTGCAACGACGACAGCTGGCTCTTGGTACGATTTAGCGGCACGGAGCCTGTGGTGCGCTTCTATGCTGAATCGCATAGTGAGGCGCGCACGCAAGAAATCATTGAGTTTGCAAAAAGTCTTATTTGAACACCTAAACTATTCAACGCAATGAATATGAACTTCAAAGATATGGCTGGAATGCTGAAGCAAGTGCAGCAAATTAGCCAAAAGATGGAAGATGTGCAGCGTGAACTTGCAAAACTGACTGTTACGGGTGAAGCCGGCGGCGGCATGGTCAAAGTTACAGCAAACGGCAAGCATGAGATTCTCAAAGTCGAGATTGAAAAAGACCTGCTCAGCCCCAATGAGCAAGATATGCTGCAAGATTTAATTGTAGCGGCAACAAACAAAGCACTGCAAGAATCAACCCGCCTAGCACAAGAAGAAATGCTTAAGGCTACAGGCGGAATGATGAACCAGATGGATTTCCTCAAAGATTTGAACATAGGAGGGAGTCAGGCGTAAATGTTTAAGCTACGCTTGAAGACTCTGCGAGTTATCTCGGCATTTGGCTTGCTGCTGGGTCTTGGCGCTACATTATGGCTCTGGTGTCAGGACGAAGAACTAAGGGAAGCCTATTACATAGAGCGAGGTGAGAGATATGAAAATCCTGAAGCGCGCTACAAATGGGAAATAGAGCAACTGCTCGATCCTTACACGGGTAAATTGCCTAAGGATATTCGCCGCAAAGAATTGCTCTATGCCAACCGATTGCCAAGCGATGATGAAATCCGCGAAAGAGCGGCGCTGGGTTGGTTTAATCAAAATGCAAAAACGCAGTTGCAAACGCAGCAACTGCAAAGTGTGCAGTGGAATTTTCGCGGACCAATTAATGTCGGTGGACGCACACGCGCGTTGGCTATTGATGTGAGCAATGAAAATGTCATCCTTGCAGGTGGGGTTTCTGGCGGCATGTGGCGTAGCAACGATGGCGGAAGAACATGGCGCAAAACCACTGCCCCTGATGAACTGCATAGTGTCTCTTGCTTGGCGCAGGATACACGCCCGAGACGGCGCAATATCTGGTATTATGGCACAGGCGAATTGCGCGGCAACAGTGCAAGCTCCAATATCGGTGGCGGTCTTTATCGTGGCGATGGCATCTTCAAGTCCGTAGATGGCGGCAATACTTGGGCACGCTTACCTTCAACTGTAACTAACGCCCCACAAGTCTTCGACAACTATTTCGATTGGGTCTGGAACATTGCTATTGATCCGTCGAACTTGAATGAGGATGAAGTCTATGCGGCGACACTTGGCGCAATTCATCGAAGTATTGATGGTGGCAACAGTTGGCGTGTGGTATTGCCTCAAGGTGGAAATTTTTCTAACGCAGTCATTTCACCGCGCTTTAATGATGTCGCTGTGACATCAACAGGGGTAGTCTATGCAGCAATGAGTTCAGCAACGAGCGATGCGAATGTAACAGTAGCACAAGGACGCGGCATCTGGCGTTCAACAGATGGCATAAACTGGACAAACATTACACCAGCAAACTTTCCAAGCACTTACAATCGCATTGTGATTGGCATTGCCCCCTCAAATGAAAATATTGTCTATTTCTTGGGTGAAACGCCCAATAGCGGATTCAATGGCGATGGCAGAGACTGGACAAGTCTCTGGCGCTACACCTACATTTCAGGAGACGGCACCGGCGCAGGTGGTCGCTGGGAAGATTTAACGAGTAACATGCCCGCGTTCGGCGGTTCTGTTGGTAACATGAATTCACAGCAGAGTTACAACCTTGTTGTCAAAGTCAAGCCAGATGACCCAAATGTGGTCTTTATTGGTGGCACAAATCTCTACCGTTCGACCAGCGGGTTCACAACAAACACGAACACGGCTTGGATTGGTGGCTACTCCAATCTCAACAACATCAGCCTCTACCCCAATCATCATTGCGATCAGCACTGCATTGTATTTTTGCCATCCAATCCGAATGTGATGTTTACAGGTAATGATGGCGGCGTACAGCGCACAAATAATTGCATGGCACAAAATGTGGTCTGGGAAGATCTATCGCGTGGCTACATCACATCACAATTCTATACGCTGGCTATAGAACAGAACACAGTGAGCGACATCATCATTGGTGGCTTGCAAGACAACGGCACACAGTTTGTCAATTCATCAACGGCTGATGTGGATTGGCGTGAAGTGTACGGCGGCGACGGTGGCTACTGTGCCATTGCAAATGGCGGCAATCCATATTTCATCTCTGTCCAAGAAGGCAGAATTTTCCGTGCATCGCTAAGTGCAGATGGTCGCCCACTCTCAGTAGTATCTATCACACCGCAAAATGCCAGTAACCCGCTCTTTATCAATCCATTCGTCTTAGACCCAAACAATAGTAACATTCTTTACTCACTTGGCGGCGATAGAGTTTTTCGTAATACCAATGCGCTCACATCAACAGCGGCGAGCTGGGATACACTCTCACCACCTTTCCCCGGAGCAAGGCTAACGAGTTTAGCCATCTCACGCACGCCTGCTAATCGATTGTACTATGGCACAAACAACGGCAGAGTCTTTCGCGTCGATGATGCGCACTCCAATGCCGCTGTTACAACAGAAATCACAGGTGCAAATTTTCCACGTAGCGGCACATCTAATGTGGGCTATGTTAGTTGCATTGCAATTGACCCAACGGATGCAAACAAAGTTATGGTCGTATTTTCAAACTACAACATTCTGAGCCTGTTTTACAGTGAAGATGGTGGCGCAAGTTGGTCGGCAGTAGCTGGAAACTTAGAGGAAAATCCTGATGGCACAGGGAGCGGACCAGCCGTAAAATGCGCAGAGATTTTGCCCGTGCAAGGTGGCAAAGTCTATTTCGTGGGCACTACAACAGGACTCTACGCTACAGCAAGACTAAATGGTATGCAAACCCAATGGGTGCAGCAAGGACACAGAACACTTGGCAATGTGGTCGTCGATATGATTCGTGCAAGGCAAGCAGATGGATTGGTGGCGGTCGCAACGCATGGCAATGGTATCTACAGCGCAAACATTACAAATCTAACGCCGCTCTCAGCACAAACAGATGCACCAATTGCACGCTCATTCCGATTGATGCAAAATTATCCTAACCCATTTAATCCAACAACGCTAATTCAATATCAACTGCCAACGCCGAGCATGGTTTTGCTCAAAGTCTATGATGCGTTAGGACGAGAAGTGGCAACACTTGTCAATGAACGCAAAGACGCAGGTCTGCATCAGGTCGAATTTCGCCCGATGAATCTTGCAAGTGGCACCTATTTCTACCGCTTGCAAGCAGGGCAATTTGTGGAAACCAAAAAGATGATGCTTATCAAGTAAGATGCCCAAGGATTGCTGCCTGCAAAGAGAAAATAAAAAGGGCGCAGTGATGCGCCCTTTAACTTTGAGTTAAGCAATCGTGATATGCTTATCAAGATAGACATCTTGAATTGCATTGAGAATTGCGATGCCTTCTTTCATGGGCTTTTGGAAGGCTTTGCGTCCAGAAATGAGACCCATACCACCAGCACGCTTGTTGATAACAGCCGTCCTGACCGCGTCAAAGAGGTCATTGTCGCCTGATGCACCACCTGAATTGATCAGACCCGCTCTGCCCATGTAGCAATTAAGCACTTGATAACGGCAAAGATCGATAGGATGGTCGGTGACAAGGTCGGTATACATTCGGCTATCCGATTTGCCGTAGGGGCTGTCCTTCGTGCTCAGGGCTTTGTAGCCCCCGTTGTTCTCTGGCAATTTTTGCTTGATGATATCAGCTTCAATCGTTACGCCCAAGTGATTGGCTTGCGCGGTCAGATCAGCTGAGACATGATAATCTGTGCCATTGACCTTGAAAGCAGGGTTGCGCAAGTAGCACCAGAGAATCGTTGCCATACCCAAATCATGCGCTTGCTTAAACGCTTCAGAGACCTCAATAATTTGGCGGCTGGATTCAGCGGAGCCGAAATAAATGGTGGCACCGACAGCCACACAGCCCATATCAAATGCCATCTTGATATTACCGAACATGATTTGATCAAACTTGTTCGGATAGGTCAGA contains:
- a CDS encoding flagellar basal body rod modification protein; its protein translation is MFKLRLKTLRVISAFGLLLGLGATLWLWCQDEELREAYYIERGERYENPEARYKWEIEQLLDPYTGKLPKDIRRKELLYANRLPSDDEIRERAALGWFNQNAKTQLQTQQLQSVQWNFRGPINVGGRTRALAIDVSNENVILAGGVSGGMWRSNDGGRTWRKTTAPDELHSVSCLAQDTRPRRRNIWYYGTGELRGNSASSNIGGGLYRGDGIFKSVDGGNTWARLPSTVTNAPQVFDNYFDWVWNIAIDPSNLNEDEVYAATLGAIHRSIDGGNSWRVVLPQGGNFSNAVISPRFNDVAVTSTGVVYAAMSSATSDANVTVAQGRGIWRSTDGINWTNITPANFPSTYNRIVIGIAPSNENIVYFLGETPNSGFNGDGRDWTSLWRYTYISGDGTGAGGRWEDLTSNMPAFGGSVGNMNSQQSYNLVVKVKPDDPNVVFIGGTNLYRSTSGFTTNTNTAWIGGYSNLNNISLYPNHHCDQHCIVFLPSNPNVMFTGNDGGVQRTNNCMAQNVVWEDLSRGYITSQFYTLAIEQNTVSDIIIGGLQDNGTQFVNSSTADVDWREVYGGDGGYCAIANGGNPYFISVQEGRIFRASLSADGRPLSVVSITPQNASNPLFINPFVLDPNNSNILYSLGGDRVFRNTNALTSTAASWDTLSPPFPGARLTSLAISRTPANRLYYGTNNGRVFRVDDAHSNAAVTTEITGANFPRSGTSNVGYVSCIAIDPTDANKVMVVFSNYNILSLFYSEDGGASWSAVAGNLEENPDGTGSGPAVKCAEILPVQGGKVYFVGTTTGLYATARLNGMQTQWVQQGHRTLGNVVVDMIRARQADGLVAVATHGNGIYSANITNLTPLSAQTDAPIARSFRLMQNYPNPFNPTTLIQYQLPTPSMVLLKVYDALGREVATLVNERKDAGLHQVEFRPMNLASGTYFYRLQAGQFVETKKMMLIK
- a CDS encoding fructose-bisphosphate aldolase (catalyzes the formation of glycerone phosphate and D-glyceraldehyde 3-phosphate from D-fructose 1,6-bisphosphate), coding for MSTAVLESNLTIDVEEVLGAEAKTLLEHKAKIPKEHLHLPGPDFVDRVWAHSDRSPNVLRNLQLLFNTGRLAGTGYLSILPVDQGVEHSAGASFAKNPIYFDGENIVKLAIEGGCNAVASTFGVLGSIARKYAHKIPFIAKINHNEFLTYPNKFDQIMFGNIKMAFDMGCVAVGATIYFGSAESSRQIIEVSEAFKQAHDLGMATILWCYLRNPAFKVNGTDYHVSADLTAQANHLGVTIEADIIKQKLPENNGGYKALSTKDSPYGKSDSRMYTDLVTDHPIDLCRYQVLNCYMGRAGLINSGGASGDNDLFDAVRTAVINKRAGGMGLISGRKAFQKPMKEGIAILNAIQDVYLDKHITIA